Below is a window of Rhea pennata isolate bPtePen1 chromosome 2, bPtePen1.pri, whole genome shotgun sequence DNA.
TCTCCAGAGAATTGAGCACTGCACATAAACAGAACAAATCCAAAATGTAGAGGCCGTGAATCAGACAGGCAGGCTCAAGCTCAGGTTAGTGGACGATGTGACTAAGCTCTTTTCTTGAACTGACTTGGGTCACACCCAAGGCAGATCATGAAGAGGGGCTGTCCTCAAGGTAAGAAGGGCAGGAATACATGTAAAAAGTCAGACAGAATCACATAGAGAATggctaaggttggaagggacttctaaagatcatctagtccaaccccctcaGCTCAATCAGCAGGGACTAGGTtaagcaggttgctcaggatcAGGTCCAGTCAAGTTTTAAATTTCTCCAAGGACAGtctccacaacccctctggaAAAACCGTTCCAGTGTTTtctccgggcaacctgctccagtgcttgACTAGGTTCACAGTAGAGAAGTTTAGGgggaatttcttgtatttcaacCTGTgccctttccctcttctcctgcGACTGGGCATTAatgagaagagcctggctccatctctCTCACTTCATTCCatgaaatatttacatatttacattgataagatctcccaAGTCCCgtcttctccagactgaagagtcccagctctctcagcctctcctcatatgacaGAGGCCCACATCTCTTAATCATCTTTATAGCCCTTTGCTGGAATTGCTCCAGTATGTCCCTCTCTCTCTTGTGCTGAGAAGCCTAGTACTGAACCCAGCACTGCAGATgtgtctcaccagggctgagtagagttCTTGGGTTTCTGTTGCCCTTGTTTGATTCTCTGTTTGTTGGGATGGACTgttcttgagcttggaagagtgtggtgctaataatgccaagttGTGGTTTCGATTTCTATATGGACCACTCATttgaggattggactagatgatctccagaggtcccttccaaccttaccaattctatgattctatgggGAAAGGCAGGAACTCTAGAGTACACTCTAAAGTAAGAGCTAACATGAGGGGTAAAGCATGTGTGGCAATCTGCCACTGCAACATATCTCGCATTAAATTGACTGAACAGGTGATGGCAGCGTCTCTGCTTTTGCAAAGGAATCTGACCTCTCCAAGATGATTCTGACTTGCTACTAATTCACATAGGTACAGCAGATCcaatagctttttaaaagaaagtttggGTAATAATCTACACTTGGCAGCCTGCATTCTCTAGGTGAAAATGAGTTCTTCAGCAAGAGAGGACTTAACAAAACTCTTACCTCTTAACAAGAACTGGGAACTTTTGGCTTATGTGTGCCATACAGATCCTGAATTTCTCCACTATTTGTTTAGAAAGAACTAgttaaaaattcaatttttatcCTGTGGAAATGTTTGATATTTTGATATATGATGCAAAAAATATCATCATCTGAAGAACAATGGAATTTGACTGATGGTCTGACTTTTCATTTCGGTATGAGGCTGTACTTGCCTGTGGTGCTCCCATGTCTCAAGCATGCTGTGCCCTAaggcttccttcctcctcatggCTCAATCCCAAACAGATGAACTTTCATGACACACTAGGACCACCAGACTGCCACAGCACTGTCTAAACAGAACCTGCAACAGTTTAATAGTGTGTCACTGGAAGTGTGGTCTGGCTGAGGAGATCAGCTCAGAGGGGCAATATGTCGTATGCAAAAGTCAGAATGGAAATCTCTCTGTCAAAGATTGTATGTCCTATTCTGCTTACTTGTAATTTTGAGCAAAGCACTTATTGCATCACTCACCTTAAGAATCTTAGTCTCTGAAATCACTTTTGGTGAGGTGAGCTTTGGAGGGTGGTTAGAAAAGGGAATGAATCTGCAGTGTCATCAGCTTTAAGAGGAAGTAATAGAAAATATTGTGTAAGGAAGCACTGACAGAAGAAAGTATTTGTATCACATTGTACTAAGAGTCAAGCATcccttttaaatgcttttattttgaaagtattaaagGATAATATGCTTTGGGCAAATGTCATAAGCCTGTTCCTGCAAGCTATCAAAGTGGACAGCTTTCCTGTGCCTGTGTAGCATCACACAGTAATGAAGTAGGCATCAAATGTGCATCGAGATGTAATGTCTGCCCCCCTTGccacctgctccagcagctgcttaCACATTTTCTCCTAAATGATAATTCAGAAATTGTCCTTGGACTAGGGGCTAGAAGCTGGGAGGCCTCATTTCCAAGGGGATGTCCTATTAGGCTGTATTGTCTTTACATTCCTCCTTCCAGATTCTCTACTTTGCACTCCTGGCTTCATCATGGCCTAGCTGGAAGATGAGGAGTGAAGAATAATTCATCTACAGGGAGCAGTAACCATTCCAGGGAGTGAAACTCAGAGCCAGTGCTCTTAACTACTCAAGGTATTTATGCAAGAATTGTACTTCCACCCACATTCTTTGCTATGCTTGAGAGAGGTCTCTTCTTTTCATATCTTGAGGGGATGCTTGTGCGCTGTACAGGCCTGAAAGCTGCCTGCTCGATGAGACAATTGCTTCAACAATGTCCCAGTAGCTCAGGGACAGTGTTCTTGTAGAGGTACTGAAATTTTCAGTaaagacaagaaagagaaaggagagccCTGTTTTAGCTTTCTGAATGACTCCCCAAAGACCTTCACATGCCTTGCTCTCTCCTATGAACATACAGATAGCCCCATGGCCTGCTTTTGGCCTTCTAAATCACCTTATTAGATCCAGATGTCTTCAAGGCCTGAGTAAGGTGAGTGACTGTCAGACTATGACCAGAGTGGCCTACATTTTCACCAGGAAATGTTAAATGTCTAATATTGTGCAACTGTTCCTGTCCAGAAATTCAGCAATCTTGACTGAATAAGTGAACTCAGTGTATAGCTCCTGCATAAGTGTGTTTGAAGTCCACAAAGTACACATCTTAGCAGCAGGGTTGTTTGGGGGAAAATGCAGCCAAGAGGGTGTGCTCCAAGGATACTTTAACATATGGGGAACAATACAAAACACCCTATGCTTGCTCAGGAGTCAGAACAACCTTGCTGTCGGTGATGTTGGCCCCCATCTTTTATACAACAGTCTACTTAGTACAAGATGCTGAAAGTGGGAAATCTTATTTCTATTCTGGCAATAATGCTCTTATAGGTAAAACAAACTACAGTATAATTACAAATGGCCCATAGtaacaaagaaagcaagaaatcttgcacattatgaaaaaaatcaagtcctCATAAAGATGAACTGAGAATCAGATCTCTAACTGAGAAAGACAAGTTGCTTCCTGAGTGTAATATTACCTTTCCTGAAAAAAGCCAGGGTATCCATCTTCATGCCTTTGTACTAGtcctttttgaaatattttgtgatgaCAATATATTCTctaagacatttttcttcagcaatgGCACAAATTCAAGAACTACATGCAAAGTCATAAATAAGCTACAAGTAACCTGGTGCCAAGCAGTTCTTGAAGACTCAGATCGTAATTTGGTAAAGATCGTAATTTGTGAAAGGGAACCTTTTTGTGTGAATTCTCTATAGAGactgcaatttattttatagcCATGCTGGAGAGTCCTACTTTGGGCTTTTCCAAATTGCAGGCAGGACTTTATTATAAATAcctgagaaaaattaaaacaaggaGTCTTTTTCACTCAAGATGGAACTGAAGTTCTCATCCCAATATACAAGCAGTTTGTCACCATGAGGGCGACTAAACACTGGAACAGCAGTGCATTCCCAGCAATGCTGTGGAATCTCCAACCTTGGTGGTATTCAAAATTGACCAGACCAGACCATGAGCAACCTCATGTACCTTTGAAGTTAGCCCTATTCTGTGCAGGAGGCTGATCTAGATGACatccagaggtcctttccaacctaaattatttgGTGATTCTGTATCAATGCTGTTCCTACTAGAAGAACCTTCAGATTTTGGCAATATACTATTATTTTGTGTGTatacagccatttttttttaaataatgagcTCTTCACATTATTGAACTGAAGAAAGATAGGCATCTCTTACATCAGTTTCAGTCATAGCCATAAAAATGGTGCTTCACAGACAGTATCACCATGAGATTTCATGTTTCAGCTTCTGATCTTCTCCGCATATATAAATGAGGGGATGAAAGTCCTACCTCTCATGATTATTACTCTTGAGAAATATAATGACACCTTTTGGAAAGATCAGAGAATTGTCTGGCTCCATCCAACATATATATCTGATAAATATAATGACCTTTTTTGTCACAAATGTATATTGCCTTGAAAGAATGGACAGCTCCTTGGCTGCAAGAGCAGATGCTCCTGCAGCTGTtcaagaggaaaggaaattctTCTACACTAAACTAATAAATATAAAGTTCTGAGAAGTACTTACTTGCTGAAAGAGGCTGAGTCCAATCTCTAGATCTGGCAATTCTTGGAGATGcttattcacagaaataattaaCCAATAAAGCAAGTAATCTATTGCTGCAAACAGAAGCCAGATGCAAAGATGAACAATTACAGGGAGCAGAAAATGCTGCAtgctttttccatctttccacGTGAGGCGGAAAGATGGGATTGTCacataatcttttctttcatgtctgTTAAGTGGCAGAATGcagggtttttgttgttgtttttgatgTTCATCAAATGCAACAAACTGTTTtgtgatataaatatttttaaactttgcaCTGTGAGATCCCACAAATTTTTTGATAAAGAGGCCTGTACCtaaagaaactagaaaaatcCCCATTATAGGCAATACTCTCTGTCCTATATAGGGTAGTATAGTCAGCATAAAAGATATCTGGTTAGCAACTGCctgaatttcttgttttgtgttATTTAGCTCTTGTTTCAGTGCATCATCTGAAATCGAATAAGATGGTGTGAATTCATGACTTAATGACACTATGTCTTTAGTTAATTCATTGGAAAATTTGGCCTTATGGTAAATCCATTTTATTGCCTCAACGTAATGTTTTATCAAGGCAAACTGCTCAACCTCTAAATGACAGGTTATACTGTCTGCCAGAACCTTCAGGTTGTGAAAAATGCTTTGGATGTTGCCAGCTACCACAACACCTGTACCAGCAGTAATAAGAGCATTTCTGCCTTCTCGCAGTCCACAGGAAAGAATGAACAGAATGCTAAAACAGCGCAGGTGCTTGAAATAGCAGAGTGCAACAGAAAACATGATCCAGATGAATCCAGAAATCACTAAGGGATCCAAAGGCTGATGTGCAAGAGAGAAATTTATGCCAAGAAAGAAGAGTACGCTTGAGAGGAAGCCGACTGTAGAACAAACTGCAAAAAGCTGCATCAGATACTTCCAGCCAGGCTTCCTTTCGGATATAAAAATTTGCCAGCCTTTCTGGGCTATTGAGACAAATATTCGCATTTTCTTCTGATTGCTGTTGATTCaaactaaaaagaaaggagaaagaaaattctattaGTTGTAGGATCACATTATTGACAATAATATGATTTTACTTGACTGATCAACTCTTCTTCACACTGCAAAAACCATCAGAGTCTGACTCTGACTGAACTGCCCCAGGTGAGGCTCAGGTAGACCATGGagctgagagaggaaagaaaactggaaatccCTCCAATTTAgaaagcacagggaaaaaatgccATAGGTTTGCCTGGCCGCTTAGTCTCAAATGTTACATATACAAACACCGAAGAGActattctgaaatgtattttgtctttcttttttttctttcaaaatatttgcatcgTTTTACTTTCTGTACGCTTTGGTTTCTCATTTggtatacagatatatatatatatatatatatatgtgcacgcacacacacacatatatgtatggGAAGAGAAGGTGAGGTCAGCAAGCCCACCACACCACTTGGTGCTTCCCGTGGGATGGTAGCTTTGCTGGGAAGAGCGGCTGCCGGGGCGGGAGGAGCAGGGGGAGCAGCGCGTGCACGCTGCCCGGGAGCAGGGAGCGCGCTGCCCCTCTTTCTGCCGGCGCGAGGTCAGTGCAGCGGCAAGGACGTGTGCCTCGGAGGCACCGTGCTCTCTTCGGGTCTCTCCTGGGATGGCACAGCTACAGACTGACCCGTATATCCAGTTAACCCTAATTACACTGTTACCATCTTTCCTGCCGAGCAGCATGCCTGTACTGTAAATTAAAGAGTACTTTTATGAGATTAAAGCAGTTCCTGTTTGATGGCAAACAGTACACACCCTCTGTTCatgtctttccttcttcttttacAACATAGTATTTGTTGTGCAATTGGTCCAAAGATACACAACTAATTTGTATGTATATTACCCTTTAAACATACTAGAACAAATAAGAAcctaattaaataaaataaactgtttcaaTTTTATCTTATAATAGGGAACAGTTGTCTTCACAAATACATCCTGAACGTATTACTTTGTCCTTTGTTTAGCTTGAACACAGCAGGTAGCCAGGAATAAAACTACTATTTCGTGtacatactgtattttaatggcATTTGACTTTATGAACCCCGTTAGCATTCACTTTAatgttttcccttcctctctttaCTGTTATTTATGAGGTTTGTCATTACCACTTTTGCATATAACAGGAGCAGAACGTGATCAGAGCACCCGTCTGATTCCAGCTGGGCCCTTCTTGGCCTCATTGTGCTCTGGGAGCTATTTTTCTTGGCCTCACTTGTGCCTGACCCTTTCAACTGCTGGAGTGGTTTTGGTGCTTAATAACTTCAGCAGGGATTAAAGGTGGGCAATAACTCTCAGGTTGGGCTGAACCCCTTGCACTGTCACACCACTTGGCAAGGCTTAGGAAACCTCCAGTTCACTGAGTAAATTCAGTGTAGCAGCAACTAGCAGTTCTTTCACAGGAGTGACGATTAACATCAGCAAAGCATTCAGGGAGCTGTTGCTAGAAGTCATGATGTGTTTGGGTAAGTGGTACAAGCAAAACTGGGAGAGGCAGCATACAAGACTTTGGACTCAAGCTTTACGGTTAGCAGAGCTATCCTCTGCTTATATGAATTGTCTCCTTTCCCCTGTTCTTATCTAAGCAGAAATTAATTAGCCATTTTAAGGAAACATTATTAGAAAGGAGACATTCATCAGCCTTGAGTCAGTCAGAGCCTGACCTAAGAACTACTAACAAACACTGCCAGCAAAGTCTGAACTTCATAGATCGGATCCTTAACAGCATATGCTGTCACATCTTCACtacagatttaaagaaaattatcctATGCTGTCAATGGATTAAGAGTTTTTCActtaaaagtcagaaaaatcaaatgtaaaaaaatctaGCATTTACACAACATTATGCAAAAAAGTCTGTGTGAAAAAATCACAGAGTTTTCCTTTGCATCATTGGTTTTGTTGCTGTGCTCAAGCATAGTTTCTACATGGCCTTTGTACGTACACATATAGTGCATTCCTGCTAGTGTTTGCAAGCATAGAGTATACAGGTTGCAGAACGTGTCTGAGAGTTTGGGATGGTTTGCATGCAAGACTGACTGAATTTAAGAACTGGAGAGAGTCAGGAATGAAGCTACTGAATTAACAAAAACCCGACTTCTGGGACAGAAGATTGAGACTTGTAAAACATAGgtagaagcagaaaataatcagaaagtctccttttctggagagaCATACAGTTGCTGTGGGCTTGCATGAGGAATTGCTGCACTACTCAGCAAACACAGAGCAGGTTTGTCCCTAATCTGTGTGAACACAGAGTTTTAAGGCAGGAGAGGAGCCACTGACTTTTGGAGCCTCCCCTAGAGGTGCTCAGGTGAGACTGTGTGGTCTCCGCCGGCAAGGGCAGCATTTGCCGTTCCCTGCTGAGCCCTTCCCTGGAGCACAGCCACTGCAGGAGTCCCAACCTGGGCGTACGTCTCTGTGGGTTTTTTCACGCTCCCATTTTTCCCCATGAGACGCCATCAACAAACACAGATAATCAGTGTAGGAGAATCACCCAAAGGACGAAAACTGTAGGcctaaaaaaaatgaggaggCCAAAAATTCCAGTATCAGCGAGCTCCTAAACAGCTGCGAAAGCTTGGAGGGAAAAACAACACCCTGGCTCAGAGCTAGAAATAGATCTTTGGCTCAGCTAAAGAGACTAGTTCAGtctttaaagaaacagtaaacCTTGAGAGCTTTCTGGAATGATGCCTCCTGAAAATACAAATCACAAAAGCTCTCCTGAGGCTGTAAGGAGCAGATACGAATTCTAACAGGAGGGTGGCAGGAACAAACCTTTCTTCCAACTGTGATCTGATGCacaatgttttcctcctccGTCCCATAACATGCACCAGTGTGGGGACTGCTACCATTATGTGTGTAGCATATGGAAAGAATTATTCTTAGAGAACACTTTTTTGCCCTTAAGTGCCAATTTCTTTcaactatattttttaatgatccAAGCCACAGAGGGGAGCTGGACCTCTCAAGCTCTAACTCTACCTTTGAACCTGTCTTTTCTGTAGGACATCAAGAGAACCTGTCTGTGCCTTTGTTTCCCTCTCTAGGAAGTACTTGCTCATATCTCGAAGAGCGATATTTGTCTACCACACTGCCTGCTGGCAGGATTAATTATGAGAACAAATTCTCAGAACGGGCTTCTCAAGCAAGGAGTTTGGTCCATATCTCTTAAGGCTTATGATGTGCTTAAAAGTCTAAGATCAATACAATGTAAGCAAAAGATATTGTTCTAGTTGCagttaaagataaaaaatgaaatatttaaagagattttaGATCCTGCTTGTGCTATTTCAGATGCTGGCTGCAGTTTTTCAGTAAGTATAGGACAAgtgaaaaatgtctttccagCTCAGCCACAAGCCCTCTGCTAGAGTTCTGTAATTTTTATACCATACGCATTCACGTCGTGTATGATTTCTTCCCCTGTTTGTTATGGACACTCCTCCAAGTTATCTCCCAAGCATTATGGCCCTCTTCTTCTGGAATTGTCTCTTCCCAGATACCTCATTGCTTAGACCAGACCTATGTTTGTAGCATATGGGAGCCATCCATCCGAATTCTTTGCCTCTTCTCAATTAAAGGGAAGAAGCAGCGATCTCATAAAAATGTGTCAGGCAAAAACTAAGagaatttacaaaataattagCTTCCATTAAATATTGAGGATAGCTGATATAAATTTTAAGTGCAAGCAGACAGTAAGGACACAGCTGATTTGGCAAGCCAGGACAGAGTCACATCATT
It encodes the following:
- the DCSTAMP gene encoding dendritic cell-specific transmembrane protein, coding for MRIFVSIAQKGWQIFISERKPGWKYLMQLFAVCSTVGFLSSVLFFLGINFSLAHQPLDPLVISGFIWIMFSVALCYFKHLRCFSILFILSCGLREGRNALITAGTGVVVAGNIQSIFHNLKVLADSITCHLEVEQFALIKHYVEAIKWIYHKAKFSNELTKDIVSLSHEFTPSYSISDDALKQELNNTKQEIQAVANQISFMLTILPYIGQRVLPIMGIFLVSLGTGLFIKKFVGSHSAKFKNIYITKQFVAFDEHQKQQQKPCILPLNRHERKDYVTIPSFRLTWKDGKSMQHFLLPVIVHLCIWLLFAAIDYLLYWLIISVNKHLQELPDLEIGLSLFQQRNENNFIIGNRELTVKNDLFKISLFKHDCIPKPELYLSMTWIQLGIIIFFLIILGLFSGVLTQLKILVSASFYPDTEMKRIYYLHAKLLKKRAKKQQKTVKKNAFARTVNFWFPILKARATVRKKEKNVLKDNSVEEAK